A single region of the Metarhizium brunneum chromosome 6, complete sequence genome encodes:
- the psd1 gene encoding Phosphatidylserine decarboxylase proenzyme 1, with translation MSHNAPTSGHEKLVQELLDMIKAKKWENDFASGIERAIAAAPVDLEKAHIKKGATNDETINYFLDFCDRYLRWVPYTTSARDEPLWVLSLFYFVFHQKGIIEKQTPIEPKYIGQHTELSLWLQKYARTLGTWMDTAASADIVSSFSENPEYTVYQYEKPTGGWNSYNAFFTRKVNPVYRPVAPNNTVASPCDAKFDGFWPITSDGVVELKGLKWPIQQLLKDIPADLVNKFHNGIFMHSFLLPNNYHRVHAPVSGTVKHREKIPGDVYLEVTADSETGKLLLPPRRMEPMPYKDRDGKRQIDAQNHPGYQWNQVRGLWLIDTTGSKDIDIGHVALFAVGMAQISSVQWDDTGKPNTQVKKGDELGMVSYGGSDYILMFEPGKVHFSSERGNESPKKDVLYLQGAALVNKI, from the coding sequence ATGTCTCACAACGCACCTACGTCTGGTCACGAGAAGCTTGTCCAGGAACTTCTTGATATGATAAAGGCAAAAAAATGGGAAAACGACTTTGCCTCCGGAATTGAGCGTGCCATTGCCGCGGCTCCAGTTGACCTTGAAAAAGCCCATATCAAAAAGGGAGCCACCAATGATGAAACCATAAACTATTTTCTCGACTTTTGCGATCGCTACTTAAGATGGGTGCCGTATACCACGTCTGCCAGAGATGAGCCGCTCTGGGTGCTCTCGCTATTCTACTTTGTCTTTCATCAAAAGGGCATTATAGAGAAGCAAACGCCCATAGAACCAAAATATATCGGCCAACATACAGAGTTGTCTCTGTGGCTTCAGAAATACGCCCGCACGCTGGGAACATGGATGGACACGGCAGCGTCTGCTGACATTGTCTCGTCTTTCAGCGAGAACCCGGAATACACCGTCTATCAATACGAGAAGCCGACAGGGGGCTGGAATTCCTACAATGCCTTCTTTACTCGAAAGGTGAATCCGGTATACAGGCCTGTTGCCCCGAACAACACCGTCGCCAGTCCGtgcgatgccaagtttgaTGGTTTCTGGCCTATTACTTCGGACGGAGTAGTGGAACTCAAGGGATTAAAGTGGCCAATCCAGCAGCTGCTAAAGGATATCCCTGCTGACTTGGTAAACAAGTTTCATAATGGCATATTTATGCATTCGTTTCTTCTGCCGAATAACTACCATCGCGTCCATGCTCCAGTCAGCGGGACGGTCAAGCACCGCGAAAAGATCCCGGGAGATGTCTATCTTGAAGTGACGGCAGATTCGGAGACTGGAAAGCTGCTGCTTCCTCCTCGACGAATGGAACCAATGCCATATAAAGACCGCGACGGCAAGAGGCAGATTGACGCGCAGAATCATCCTGGTTATCAGTGGAATCAGGTGCGTGGGCTGTGGTTGATTGATACTACAGGCTCAAAGGATATCGATATTGGCCATGTGGCACTTTTTGCCGTTGGCATGGCACAAATCTCCTCGGTCCAGTGGGATGACACGGGCAAGCCGAACACACAAGTTAAAAAGGGAGATGAGCTGGGCATGGTCTCATACGGCGGTTCCGACTATATTCTCATGTTTGAGCCTGGCAAGGTTCACTTTAGCAGTGAGAGAGGTAATGAGAGCCCTAAAAAGGATGTTTTGTACTTGCAAGGCGCAGCTCTTGTCAACAAGATTTGA